A DNA window from uncultured Methanoregula sp. contains the following coding sequences:
- a CDS encoding DUF169 domain-containing protein, translating to MTYEEIGKEFIGLLGLKGSPVAVKLAKTPADIPPGYQKITAKSRHCQIVQDARLKGLTGYATREEHLCKGGAAVMGIEPSPEIVADGTTYQKLGNFKTVEGAVETVHAIPKLDESYYASVYAPLEKAEFDPDVVVFVVTPRQALRLSQAYLHTSGGRISSDYSGIQSLCADAVVAVRQRGVPNMTLGCNGSRKYSGIAEDEVILGFPPKDLGAMVEALKTFHQKWG from the coding sequence ATGACCTACGAAGAAATCGGAAAGGAATTTATCGGGCTTCTCGGGCTGAAAGGGAGCCCGGTTGCGGTAAAACTTGCAAAAACCCCGGCTGATATCCCCCCGGGATACCAGAAGATTACGGCCAAAAGCCGGCACTGCCAGATCGTCCAGGATGCCCGGCTCAAGGGATTGACCGGGTACGCAACCCGGGAGGAGCATCTCTGCAAAGGCGGTGCTGCCGTCATGGGAATCGAGCCATCCCCGGAGATCGTGGCTGACGGTACAACCTACCAGAAGCTCGGGAATTTCAAAACCGTCGAAGGAGCTGTGGAGACGGTCCATGCAATCCCGAAGCTTGACGAGTCCTATTACGCCTCGGTCTATGCTCCCCTCGAGAAGGCGGAGTTCGATCCCGATGTCGTGGTATTCGTCGTGACCCCCCGGCAGGCGCTCCGCCTGTCGCAGGCCTATCTCCATACCAGCGGGGGCCGGATCTCCAGCGATTATTCCGGCATCCAGTCGCTCTGTGCCGATGCGGTTGTCGCGGTCCGGCAGCGCGGCGTCCCGAACATGACGCTCGGGTGCAACGGGTCCCGGAAATATTCCGGCATTGCCGAAGACGAAGTGATCCTCGGATTCCCGCCAAAGGATCTCGGTGCCATGGTCGAAGCTCTCAAAACCTTCCACCAGAAGTGGGGATAA
- a CDS encoding DsrE family protein, whose amino-acid sequence MVRIVKALGIRAPNAGILIGNVLKNLDVSGEEVRFLVSPGAEAGLDAIARKYGYSMEVTRLGKDLEIRMVPAGKTLEEIDVTGETCPGPVILAGERLSCLAVGERLKVKSASADTIADVSAAVTASGSRILGEGTEGDRHFILVEKGAKLENTGNVAALANRDRVLVSQSNGIGNAERAYATFIFSKVALAMGKKVTIFLLMDGVGIARNGNPKGVKHPAFPPLDQLMDEVMKAGATIYACELSASFRKIGQADLVPGVKLAGAATYLQLLSDPANAIVSF is encoded by the coding sequence ATGGTAAGGATCGTCAAGGCCCTGGGTATTAGGGCACCGAACGCGGGAATTCTTATCGGAAATGTCTTGAAAAACCTGGACGTTTCCGGAGAAGAGGTGAGGTTCCTTGTGAGCCCGGGAGCTGAAGCCGGCCTGGACGCCATTGCGCGGAAGTACGGGTATTCGATGGAAGTGACCCGGCTCGGGAAAGATCTTGAAATCCGGATGGTGCCTGCCGGAAAGACCTTAGAAGAGATCGATGTCACCGGGGAGACCTGCCCCGGGCCGGTCATCCTTGCCGGGGAGCGTCTCTCCTGCCTTGCTGTCGGGGAGCGGCTGAAAGTAAAAAGCGCAAGTGCCGATACGATCGCCGATGTTTCCGCTGCCGTCACCGCATCCGGCTCCCGGATCCTGGGTGAGGGAACCGAAGGAGACCGGCATTTCATCCTGGTGGAGAAAGGGGCAAAATTGGAAAATACAGGGAATGTTGCAGCTCTTGCGAACCGGGACCGGGTCCTCGTCTCCCAGAGCAACGGGATCGGAAATGCCGAACGGGCGTATGCGACCTTCATCTTCTCGAAAGTCGCGCTTGCCATGGGCAAGAAGGTGACCATCTTTCTTCTCATGGACGGCGTGGGAATTGCGCGGAACGGGAATCCCAAAGGTGTAAAACACCCGGCGTTCCCGCCGCTCGACCAGCTGATGGACGAAGTGATGAAAGCAGGTGCAACGATCTATGCCTGCGAACTCTCGGCCTCGTTCCGGAAGATCGGGCAGGCGGATCTCGTACCCGGGGTAAAACTGGCAGGGGCTGCGACTTATCTCCAGCTCCTGAGCGATCCCGCGAATGCAATCGTGAGTTTCTGA
- a CDS encoding DUF5400 family protein, whose translation MDMTYQVIALAILFSSTVTGFIAFRMQGMKLAPHFGAIILALFVTIAAIITGIPAIVLAAAVLQLVTTLTAYTQLWQTLKDSFQTSPGYSAHLALVTLLPVLAFASLLL comes from the coding sequence ATGGACATGACCTATCAGGTGATCGCGCTTGCGATCCTCTTCAGCAGTACGGTTACCGGTTTCATCGCGTTCCGAATGCAGGGCATGAAGCTTGCGCCGCATTTCGGTGCGATCATCCTTGCGCTGTTCGTAACCATCGCTGCAATAATAACCGGCATCCCGGCCATCGTTCTTGCGGCAGCAGTCCTGCAGCTGGTAACAACGCTTACCGCGTATACCCAGTTGTGGCAGACCCTGAAAGACAGTTTCCAGACTTCTCCCGGGTACAGCGCCCACCTGGCGCTTGTGACCCTGCTTCCGGTACTGGCGTTTGCCAGCCTGCTTCTCTGA
- a CDS encoding flavin reductase family protein: protein MEKVTIGAMPYMSVMPTLLVGANVKGKPNYMTAAWATVACMAPPMVCVALNKARYTVQGIEENKTFSLNVPSAKYTIETDHCGIVSGTQEDKSAIFTSFYGKLKTAPLAKECPINIECKLFKSVDCGSHLLYIGEVIEIHADKSCLTDGKPDITKVHPIVYAQATYWEFGKPIDKAFSAGKKYQKS from the coding sequence ATGGAGAAAGTGACAATCGGCGCCATGCCGTACATGAGTGTTATGCCCACCCTGCTGGTGGGTGCAAATGTGAAGGGAAAGCCAAACTACATGACCGCTGCCTGGGCCACGGTTGCCTGCATGGCCCCTCCGATGGTCTGCGTTGCGCTCAACAAGGCACGCTACACGGTTCAGGGGATTGAAGAGAACAAGACCTTCAGCCTGAATGTTCCCTCGGCAAAGTACACCATTGAGACCGATCACTGCGGCATCGTATCCGGTACCCAGGAAGACAAATCGGCTATCTTTACATCGTTCTATGGAAAACTAAAAACCGCACCTTTGGCAAAAGAATGTCCCATCAATATCGAATGCAAACTGTTCAAATCCGTTGACTGCGGGAGCCACCTGCTGTATATCGGGGAAGTTATCGAGATCCACGCAGACAAGTCCTGCCTGACCGATGGGAAGCCCGACATTACCAAGGTTCATCCGATCGTATATGCCCAGGCAACCTATTGGGAGTTCGGAAAACCGATCGACAAAGCATTCTCGGCGGGTAAAAAATACCAGAAGTCGTGA
- a CDS encoding PAS domain S-box protein, which produces MYSILYIDDDETLLKLNKLYLEKTGEFTVAIASSAQDALVMIRNTLYDAVLSDYQMPGMDGIELLKEIRREYGRLPFLLFTGKGREEIVIEAHNNGADFYIQKGPDIKAMIAELKHKLSSAIERRRTEDALQKSRQQLTDIINFLPDPTFVIDGEGTVIAWNNAIEKMTGVRKSEILGKGNYEYAIPFIGTRKPLLIDAVMQEPYLHEMPYTNPLNEDNKITAEEFSPFLNEGKGANLLISAGPLYDPAGKIVGAIETIRDITVLRTIKRDLDITREKSQGLINMFPVAVAEMDLSCNLTFANNLAYELFGAAPGIDLKKISIFDFIAPQDRDRMRTAVGYALNGRKSTGSEFLLQKYDGTTFPALIYGERIRDPDSGEPAGYRAIVIDLTEKKKEALALCESQGRLQLALEAGNIGVWDVDLQKMQVRDLSQWINQMMGYDLDQPVLSVERCITFVHPLDLPHILLAFRDYTQGKKPLFECCFRSRCQDGTWKKVVIRGQVIEQDRNGEPVRITGIIHAVNDSVKSQPPAAELQSTGWEKTAISYNP; this is translated from the coding sequence ATGTATTCCATTCTCTACATCGATGATGACGAAACGCTACTCAAACTGAATAAGCTCTATCTGGAAAAGACGGGTGAATTCACGGTTGCGATCGCATCATCGGCGCAGGATGCACTGGTAATGATCCGGAACACGCTCTATGACGCTGTGCTTTCCGATTACCAGATGCCTGGCATGGATGGGATCGAACTTTTAAAAGAGATACGCAGGGAGTACGGACGCCTCCCGTTCCTGCTCTTTACCGGGAAAGGACGCGAAGAGATCGTTATAGAGGCTCACAATAACGGCGCGGACTTCTATATCCAGAAAGGCCCGGATATAAAAGCCATGATTGCCGAGCTGAAGCATAAACTTTCGAGCGCCATCGAACGGAGAAGAACGGAAGACGCTCTGCAGAAATCCCGGCAACAGCTCACCGATATCATCAATTTTCTCCCGGACCCGACCTTCGTGATCGATGGGGAGGGAACGGTGATTGCGTGGAACAATGCGATAGAGAAGATGACCGGCGTACGGAAAAGCGAGATCCTGGGGAAAGGAAACTACGAATATGCAATCCCTTTTATCGGAACGCGAAAACCACTTCTCATCGATGCGGTCATGCAGGAGCCGTACCTGCATGAGATGCCGTACACGAATCCATTGAACGAAGACAATAAAATAACCGCTGAAGAATTCTCCCCGTTCCTCAATGAGGGAAAAGGCGCCAATCTTCTCATAAGTGCGGGTCCGTTGTACGACCCGGCAGGAAAAATTGTCGGGGCCATCGAAACTATCCGGGATATAACGGTTCTCCGTACCATCAAGAGAGATCTGGATATTACCCGGGAAAAGAGCCAGGGACTCATCAATATGTTTCCGGTCGCGGTGGCGGAAATGGATCTTTCCTGCAACCTCACCTTTGCCAACAATCTGGCGTACGAGTTATTTGGGGCAGCCCCTGGCATTGATCTGAAAAAGATTTCCATATTCGATTTTATCGCCCCTCAGGACCGGGATCGTATGCGCACAGCGGTCGGTTATGCACTTAACGGAAGAAAGAGCACGGGAAGTGAGTTCCTCCTCCAGAAATATGACGGGACAACCTTCCCCGCTTTGATCTACGGGGAAAGGATACGTGACCCGGATTCGGGAGAGCCGGCCGGATACCGGGCGATCGTTATCGATCTCACGGAGAAGAAAAAGGAAGCGCTGGCCCTCTGCGAGAGTCAGGGAAGGCTCCAGCTCGCACTCGAAGCAGGAAATATCGGGGTCTGGGACGTGGATCTGCAGAAGATGCAGGTCCGTGACCTCAGCCAATGGATCAATCAGATGATGGGTTATGACCTGGACCAGCCGGTTCTTTCAGTGGAGAGATGTATTACCTTTGTCCACCCCCTTGATCTCCCCCATATCCTTCTCGCGTTCCGGGATTATACTCAGGGAAAAAAGCCTCTTTTCGAATGCTGTTTCCGGAGTCGCTGCCAGGACGGAACCTGGAAAAAGGTCGTAATCCGGGGACAGGTAATTGAGCAGGACCGGAATGGCGAACCGGTCCGGATCACCGGTATAATCCATGCAGTCAACGATTCTGTAAAATCCCAGCCACCTGCCGCAGAACTGCAGAGCACCGGTTGGGAAAAGACCGCGATATCGTATAATCCTTAA
- a CDS encoding PAS domain S-box protein, translating into MWVAALARIVVFILLAGIISWISGRMHHDTRMCHRLVSMVKSSNDAIIGETLDGIITDWNDGATRLYGYTAREMEGKPISLIIPDYRETELSGLFAKIQKGMPVERYETERKTKDGRILKVSLSLSPIIDENGEIIGASVSAHDITKQKEMQNEILRAKNEWELTFDAVPDMIAIIDRNHRILRVNQSMAQRIGLAPDQMIGRACYQLIHTRNEPLGICPHSRLLADGNPHSVEIHEDNLNGDFQVTVSPLHNGAGEVIGSVHILHDITEAKRAQESLADRERFLNRLLETISSPIFYKDKSGVFIGCNSSFEKFTGFGKDRIIGKTVYDIAPKDLADVYSRKDNELFASPGSQVYESQVRYADGSLHDVIFTKSTFNDRDGRTEGLVGVILDITDRKRDEVALQQAIKKLNMLSSITRHDILNQLMGLQTFLELSKEIATDADVRHYIEKEEKAADAIGRQIEFTRYYQDIGVNVPQWHDLVQTIQKSMAQLNLEGVEVTVNPPPVEIFADPLIEKVFYNLVENSLRHGGGVTTITFTGEETDKGLVVTYRDNGIGIPGEDKTRLFQKGFGKNTGLGLFLSREILSITGLSIQENGTAGNGVRFDIIAPRGKYRFLSNPPDSGGTPSNSSQSR; encoded by the coding sequence ATGTGGGTAGCTGCACTTGCCAGGATTGTCGTTTTTATCCTCCTTGCCGGGATAATCTCCTGGATCAGCGGGAGAATGCATCACGACACCCGGATGTGCCACCGGCTCGTATCCATGGTCAAGTCCTCCAACGATGCGATTATCGGAGAGACGCTGGATGGCATCATCACCGACTGGAATGATGGCGCAACGCGACTCTATGGGTATACTGCACGGGAAATGGAGGGTAAACCGATCTCGCTGATCATTCCGGATTACCGTGAAACTGAACTTTCCGGGCTCTTTGCAAAGATACAAAAAGGAATGCCGGTTGAGCGATATGAGACCGAACGTAAGACCAAAGATGGCAGAATTCTCAAGGTCTCTCTTTCCCTCTCCCCCATCATTGATGAGAATGGAGAGATCATCGGAGCATCGGTCAGTGCTCACGATATTACCAAACAAAAAGAGATGCAGAATGAGATCCTCCGGGCGAAGAACGAATGGGAACTGACGTTTGATGCGGTTCCGGATATGATAGCCATCATCGATCGCAACCACCGGATCCTGCGGGTCAATCAGTCGATGGCACAGCGAATCGGGCTTGCACCGGATCAGATGATTGGCCGGGCATGCTACCAGCTCATCCATACACGAAATGAACCCCTGGGAATCTGTCCCCATTCCCGGCTCCTTGCCGATGGCAATCCCCATTCCGTTGAGATCCATGAAGATAACCTGAACGGGGATTTCCAGGTAACGGTCTCGCCATTACACAACGGGGCGGGCGAAGTGATCGGGAGCGTCCATATCCTGCATGACATTACCGAGGCCAAGAGGGCGCAGGAGAGCCTGGCTGACCGGGAACGTTTTCTCAACCGGCTTCTCGAAACCATCTCAAGCCCCATATTCTACAAGGATAAATCCGGAGTATTCATAGGCTGCAACTCATCATTTGAAAAATTTACCGGCTTTGGTAAGGACAGGATCATCGGAAAAACCGTATACGATATAGCGCCAAAGGACCTTGCGGATGTTTACTCCCGGAAGGATAACGAACTCTTTGCATCACCCGGGTCCCAGGTATATGAATCCCAGGTCCGTTATGCTGACGGCTCGCTTCACGATGTCATTTTCACCAAATCCACGTTCAATGACCGGGATGGCAGGACAGAAGGGCTTGTGGGTGTGATCCTCGACATCACCGATCGCAAACGCGATGAAGTGGCGCTGCAGCAGGCCATCAAAAAACTCAATATGCTCTCGTCCATCACCCGGCACGACATTCTCAACCAGCTCATGGGACTCCAGACATTTCTCGAATTATCAAAGGAGATTGCAACTGATGCGGACGTCAGGCATTATATCGAGAAAGAAGAGAAGGCGGCAGATGCAATCGGGAGACAGATCGAGTTTACCCGTTATTACCAGGATATCGGCGTCAATGTGCCGCAGTGGCACGATCTCGTGCAGACGATCCAGAAATCCATGGCGCAACTGAACCTGGAGGGGGTTGAAGTGACGGTCAACCCCCCACCGGTCGAGATCTTTGCAGATCCCCTTATCGAGAAAGTCTTTTACAATCTTGTTGAAAACTCGCTTCGCCACGGGGGCGGCGTGACAACAATAACCTTCACCGGAGAAGAGACCGATAAAGGGCTGGTTGTCACGTATCGCGACAATGGTATCGGTATTCCCGGGGAAGACAAGACCCGTCTCTTCCAGAAAGGCTTTGGAAAGAATACCGGCCTTGGACTCTTCCTGTCCCGCGAGATCCTCTCGATTACCGGCCTCTCCATCCAGGAAAACGGAACTGCCGGAAACGGGGTCCGGTTTGATATCATTGCACCCAGAGGCAAGTACAGATTCCTGTCCAATCCCCCTGATTCCGGGGGAACTCCCTCGAATTCCAGCCAATCCCGGTGA
- a CDS encoding VIT1/CCC1 transporter family protein produces MLPSFLALQKAELTEHLIYTRIAAVTKDVQNRKVLERIAGEELNHYGIWKQYTKKDVGPSFLLVWVYTLAARILGITFTLKILERVEHRAQGMDRMMPEGIPEVAGILENEERHEQELIALIDEERLKYVGSVVLGLNDALVEFTGTLAGLTFAIQNSQIIAAAGLITGVAASLSMASSEYLSQRSDAGPSDPFKAAIYTGFTYIVTVTLLILPFLVLSSPYIALLFTLCGAVSIIFLFTYYISVAKDLPFWRRFGEMAAISLGIAGISFVIGLVIRVFLNVNV; encoded by the coding sequence ATGTTGCCATCCTTTCTTGCCCTGCAGAAGGCCGAACTGACCGAGCACCTGATTTACACCAGAATAGCTGCAGTAACAAAAGACGTCCAGAACCGGAAGGTCCTTGAAAGGATTGCCGGAGAGGAACTCAATCATTACGGGATCTGGAAGCAGTACACAAAAAAGGACGTGGGACCCTCGTTCCTGCTCGTATGGGTATACACGCTGGCTGCCCGGATCCTCGGGATTACGTTCACGCTCAAGATACTCGAACGGGTCGAGCACCGGGCACAGGGAATGGACCGGATGATGCCCGAGGGTATCCCGGAAGTTGCAGGTATTCTTGAAAACGAGGAGCGGCACGAGCAGGAACTTATTGCCCTGATCGACGAAGAGCGGCTGAAGTATGTCGGCTCCGTTGTGCTTGGCCTCAACGATGCCCTGGTGGAATTTACCGGTACGCTCGCCGGGCTGACATTCGCCATCCAGAACTCGCAGATCATTGCAGCTGCCGGCCTTATCACAGGGGTGGCAGCCTCACTATCCATGGCCTCATCGGAATATCTCTCGCAGCGATCGGATGCCGGGCCTTCGGATCCATTCAAAGCCGCGATCTATACCGGGTTTACGTACATCGTCACGGTAACCCTGCTGATACTGCCATTCCTCGTATTGTCTTCCCCCTACATTGCCCTGCTCTTTACCCTGTGCGGGGCAGTAAGCATCATCTTCCTCTTCACCTACTATATCTCGGTTGCAAAGGACCTTCCCTTCTGGCGGCGGTTCGGCGAGATGGCAGCAATCAGCCTTGGCATTGCAGGGATCTCTTTTGTGATCGGCCTGGTTATCCGGGTATTCCTGAATGTCAATGTATAA
- a CDS encoding SpoIIE family protein phosphatase has protein sequence MNRWNIRLPACSVLVKILLVFLVLSVLSLLACGIVAFITISDVGYSAEQDTLSLGSQAIDDTTRALETAAEKHLTQMAFDEAEITNVLFEDTITEMEILAAQAKTTGHNQPLNPITPVYSRETIPPDPAGATVIFSAPGVDTARNTEEYRTLGGMSDILKAVYYADGNLTSVYITTDSGITLMYPWRDFTNDTLDSRKHEWFTGAKKTGSVYWSEPYIDSAGQGIVVTASKAIDTKYGTWVVGSDVTVDTINSAYLNRTLGSRGYAVLMDNRGNIISRPGLSAGVVDPGRYVPENAFRNKDPAIFAISRNMTAGGAGIEKTRFGTTETYVAYAPVRALNWSYAVSIPVDEVTAPIQSTRERISAATLNTSIRINEQTDRIRDIFAVLTLILIFIVAILAVFLARMITRPVEALKEGASALGQGNLDYRVHLDTRDEFEELARSFNKMAGDLKQNIDDLRRTTAEKERYTKELEIAKEIQLSFLPEVIPEIPGYDLAATSIPAMEIGGDLYDFIPLENGNWGLVIADVSGKSISAALYMALSRTLLHAGAGEHPFPTSTVQWVNRMLFDDGRSGMFITVFYGVLDPVSRVFGYVNAGHNPPLILKKNEQKARYLEGNDIALGVLPEVKAKSYETVLEPGDILFLYTDGVTEAFNNQDQDYGEERLVTYLEKNRTLPAQELLMGVLKEIYQFRGDAPQSDDITLLVLRVK, from the coding sequence ATGAACCGCTGGAATATTCGTCTGCCGGCCTGCAGTGTTCTTGTCAAGATTCTCCTGGTATTCCTCGTCCTCTCGGTCCTGTCGCTCCTGGCTTGCGGAATCGTGGCATTTATAACGATCAGTGATGTCGGGTATTCAGCGGAACAGGACACCCTCTCTCTCGGGAGCCAGGCCATCGATGATACTACCCGGGCCCTTGAAACAGCTGCCGAAAAACACTTGACCCAGATGGCCTTTGACGAGGCTGAGATCACCAATGTCCTTTTTGAAGATACGATCACCGAGATGGAGATCCTTGCAGCCCAGGCCAAAACCACCGGTCATAATCAGCCCCTGAATCCCATCACCCCGGTATATTCCCGGGAGACAATACCACCCGATCCAGCCGGTGCTACGGTCATCTTTTCTGCCCCCGGGGTCGATACCGCCCGTAATACCGAGGAGTACCGGACCCTTGGCGGCATGAGCGATATTCTGAAAGCAGTCTATTACGCTGACGGCAACCTGACGAGTGTGTACATTACCACGGATTCCGGTATAACCCTCATGTACCCGTGGAGAGATTTCACAAACGATACGCTCGATTCCCGAAAGCACGAATGGTTCACCGGTGCAAAAAAGACCGGATCGGTCTACTGGTCGGAGCCGTATATTGATTCTGCCGGGCAGGGTATCGTTGTGACCGCATCAAAAGCGATCGATACAAAGTACGGTACCTGGGTTGTCGGGAGCGATGTTACGGTTGATACGATCAATTCTGCGTACCTCAACCGGACCCTTGGGAGCCGCGGATATGCCGTTCTCATGGACAACAGGGGAAATATCATCAGTCGCCCGGGGCTCTCGGCGGGTGTCGTAGATCCCGGAAGATATGTCCCGGAAAATGCATTCCGTAATAAGGATCCGGCAATCTTTGCGATCAGCCGGAATATGACTGCCGGCGGGGCTGGGATCGAGAAGACCCGTTTTGGGACAACCGAAACGTACGTTGCGTATGCCCCGGTCAGAGCCCTGAACTGGAGTTATGCGGTCTCCATACCGGTGGATGAAGTTACCGCCCCGATACAATCCACCCGGGAGCGAATATCAGCGGCAACCCTGAACACCAGCATACGGATCAATGAACAGACGGACCGCATCAGGGACATCTTTGCGGTCCTGACCCTGATACTCATATTCATAGTCGCGATACTGGCAGTATTCCTGGCCCGGATGATCACCCGCCCGGTTGAAGCATTAAAAGAGGGTGCATCTGCTCTCGGGCAGGGCAATCTGGATTACCGGGTTCACCTGGACACCCGCGATGAGTTTGAGGAACTTGCCCGTTCATTCAACAAGATGGCAGGAGATCTCAAACAGAATATCGACGATCTCAGACGCACCACTGCCGAGAAGGAGCGCTATACAAAAGAGCTCGAGATCGCAAAAGAGATCCAGCTGAGTTTCCTCCCGGAGGTCATCCCTGAAATCCCGGGATATGATCTGGCAGCCACCTCGATCCCGGCAATGGAGATCGGGGGAGATCTCTACGACTTCATCCCCCTTGAAAACGGAAACTGGGGGCTCGTTATTGCGGATGTATCCGGTAAAAGCATCAGTGCCGCGTTATACATGGCATTGTCCCGGACACTTCTCCATGCGGGTGCAGGAGAGCATCCATTTCCAACATCTACCGTGCAGTGGGTAAACCGGATGCTCTTTGACGATGGAAGATCGGGCATGTTCATCACGGTTTTCTATGGAGTCCTCGATCCGGTATCCAGGGTCTTCGGGTATGTGAATGCAGGACATAATCCCCCGCTTATCCTTAAGAAAAATGAACAAAAAGCCCGGTACCTGGAAGGAAACGATATTGCTCTCGGTGTTCTCCCGGAAGTGAAGGCAAAATCATATGAGACCGTGCTTGAACCGGGGGATATTTTATTCCTCTATACCGATGGAGTAACAGAAGCGTTCAACAATCAGGATCAGGATTATGGCGAAGAGCGCCTGGTAACCTACCTGGAGAAGAACCGGACACTCCCGGCCCAGGAACTGCTTATGGGAGTTCTGAAAGAAATTTATCAGTTCCGGGGAGATGCGCCCCAGTCTGACGATATTACCCTGCTGGTCCTCCGGGTGAAATGA